The Acinetobacter chinensis genomic sequence AAAGATTCTAAAAATGAAGTTTATCACTTCATTGGTAAAGACATCGTGTATTTCCATGCACTGTTTTGGCCTGCAATGCTTGAAGGTGCAAACTACCGTACACCAACAGGTTTATTCGTAAATGGCTTCCTGACTGTAAATGGTCAGAAAATGTCTAAATCACGTGGTACATTCATCAAAGCAGAAACGTATCTCAACCACTTAAATCCTGAATATTTACGTTATTACTTTGCGTCTAAGCTGTCTGATAAAGTTGAAGATTCAGACTTGAATCTTGATGATTTCGTTCAAAAAGTGAATTCTGATTTAGTCGGTAAAGTGGTGAATATTGCCAGCCGTTGTGCAAAATTTATTAACACCAAATTTGACAATAAATTATCTGCAACATGTGCAGAACCTGAACTGGTTCAAAGCTTTATTGATGCAGGCGAATCTATTGCAACTCAATATGAAGCACGTGAGTTTTCTGCTGCAATCCGTGAAATCATGGCGCTTGCAGACAAAGCCAATCAATATATTGATGAGAAAAAGCCTTGGGCTTTAGCTAAAATTGAAGGCGAAGAACAACAGGTTCATGACGTGTGTTCTGTAGGGATTAACCTATTCCGTCAATTGGCGGTTTACCTTGCACCTGTATTGCCTACACTTGCTGGGCAAGTTCAAGATTTCTTAAAACTTGAATCTTTCGACTTTGTATCAAGTAAAACTGTATTGGTTGATCATGAAATTGTGTTATTCCAACCTTTAATGCAACGTGTTGATCCTAAAGCTGTTGCGGCAATGGTGGATGCATCTAAAGACTCTTTGGCTGCTGCTGCGGAAGCACCAAAAGCTGAGAAGAAAAAAGAAAAAGCCAAAGAGAAAAAACCTGAGCCTAAAGTAGGTGAGGCAGAAATTATCGGTATCGAAGATTTTATGAAAATTGATCTTCGTGTGGCAGAAGTTTTAGAAGCGGCAACTGTTGAAGGTTCTGACAAGCTTCTTCAATTGACTTTGAATGTCGGTGAAGCTGAACCACGTAATGTGTTTAGTGGTATTCGTGAGTTCTACCAACCTGAGGACTTAAAAGGTAAACTGGTGGTGATGGTGGCGAACCTTGCACCACGTAAAATGCGTTTTGGTATTTCTAACGGTATGGTTTTAGCTGCTGGAAACGGCGAAGGTGTTTGGGTGATTTCACCTGAATCTGGTGCTAAACCGGGTGATAAAGTATCTTAAGATTTAAAATTCCAAGATAGAAGCCTCTACTGATGTAGGGGCTTTTTATTCGTATAAATCAAAAAAATATTTATATATCAATTATTTAATGCTAAAATTTACAGAATTTAGCTACTATTTTTGAAATCAATGAAAACTCCTTTATTAAGAAAAGGCAAAATAAAATCCCTATTAGAAAGCTCAATTGATTGTGCATTACTAGCAGTAGAGATTTACAATAAGCCACGTGCTCCTTTCAGGGTGGAGTCTTTTATTACTCATATGATTATGGCATGGACACGTTTATTTCAAGCACATTTTAATTTTACAATAGGTGAAACATATTTTTATAAAGAAAATAACGGTCGTTATAAAATTATAGATGGAGAAAAAAAAGCTTGGGAATTAAAAACTTGTATAAAAGAGTATAGTCAATTATCAAATCCAATAAAAACAAATTTAGAATTTTTTATAAAATTACGAAATAAAATTGAGCATAGAACGGTAGATAAAGATGAGATTGGATTAAATATTTTTGGAGAATGCCAAGCACTTCTATATAATTTTGAAAATGAGCTAACAAAGTTATTTGGTGAAGAGTATGCAATAAATGAAAGTTTGGCATATTCTTTACAATTTTCTAAATTGCGGACGTCTCAACAAAAAGAAGCAAGCAAACAATTACTATCTAACGAATATAAAGATTTATTCGATTTCATAAAAAAATATCGAGAAAGTTTGCAAGATGATATTTATAATTCGCAAGAATATAGTATCAAATTGATACAGGTTCCTAAAATTGCGAATACAAACAGGAATGACTTAGCTGTTGAATTTGTTAATTGGAATTTACTATCTGAGGAAGATAGAGAAAAGTACGATCAACTAATAGCAATCGTAAAAGATAAAGTTATAAAACTTGAAGGTGCTAATATTGGAAAACTAAAACCAAGCAAGGTATTAGAAGAAGTTAATAAATCTATTAGTTCCAAGTTAACACATAATGATCATAAGCAGTTATTAAGTATCTTCAAAATCAGACCCTATACTGAATTTACCCTTAGTAGCGATGCTTTTGACACAAATCCTAATTATTGTCATTACGATGAAGCTCATAATGATTATTTGTATCAAGATGAATGGGTAGCATTTTTAATTCAGCTCATAAATGAAAATAAACTTTCTAAAGAGCAATGGAAAAAAAACTTTAAACAAAAGAAAACTTTAAAAATTGATGATTACAAATAGTTCCCTATTTTCAGAAATTTTTATTTTTTTAAAATAACTCCTAACTACTTGATGTAACATGTTTAGATATTCCACCTCGTAATCATGAGCAACTCATAAAAATCCGCTTACCCAAGCGGATTTTTTCATGAAGAAATAACACAACGCAAGAGAAATCCATGCTAAAAAATAATCAACAATAATTTTATCCAAATGATTATGAAAACTTCAATCTTAGTAATAACAGCCTCTATCGCACTTTTCAGCTCATTTTCAACTGTGGCAGAAACTACAAAGACTCTACCCATCATTGAACAACAAGCCCAAGTCGCAGGCTTCTATCAACATCAGGTGGGCAATACACAAATCACCGCCCTCCTCGATGGCACAAACTTCATGTCACCGACTTTATTTCAAGACATTTCCCAGAATCAGGTGCATGAAATTTTAAAGAAATATCATGCAGATCAAGCCAAAGGCGTACAAACATCCATTAATGCCTTTTTGGTTAATACAGGCAATTCACTCATTTTAGTCGACAGTGGAACAACTGATTGCTTTGGTGCACATTTAGGTTCTGTCCTGAAGAATCTGAAAGCAACAGGCTATCAACCTGAACAAGTCGATACGATTTTACTTACCCATTTACACCCTGATCATTCCTGTGGTGTAAGTAAAAATGGTGTGGCAAATTATCCGAATGCTACGATTTATGTATCAGAGGATGAAGCGAATTATTGGTTAGATCCAAAACAGGTCAATAAAGTTCCTAAAAAAAAGCAAGCTGGCTATGTAGGTACAGTAGAAAAAATTAAGGCAGCACTTGCACCTTATCAAGCGAGTAAGCAGTTTAAAACCTTTAAACTGGGTGACAACATCAAAGGTTTTGAAGTGATTTCAACCGCAGGACATACCCCTGGACATTTCAGTTATAAACTCAAAACGACTGATGAAGATGTTGTGTTCATTGGCGACATTGTGCACTCACATACTGTACAGTTTGATCGTCCTGAAACAGCGATTGATTATGATATTGATCCGAAAAAAGCAGTACAGACCCGTCTAAAACAATTCCCTGTACTTGCCAAAAGTGGTGTAACTGTTGCTGCGCCACATTTGCCATTTCCAGGAATTGGGCATATTTACAGTGCTGATGGAAAGAGTTATCAATGGATTCCTGTGCATTTTAAGGATTGATACGCTCCTTTTTTTCACAAATTGCAGACAAAGACTTCAATTGAAGTCTTTTATGCTGTCTAAAATAAAACATGACTAAAAAAATGAATTTCTCCAATGCTTATACCCGATACGGACCCTTAATTGCGACTTTTCTTATTGTATTGGCAGGACACAGTCCTATTATTATTTTAGATACATTAAGATTTCTTCAAGGCTTAATTACACCCTCTATCATCTTTCCCATGCTTGCACTAATGGTAATTGCATCAGTTGTTGGTTACGCCATTGGAATTATTCCCGTTTATATAACCTGATTGGTATTTGAAAAGAAATTTGCGATGAAACTTCCATCAGCTACTGCTTTTCAGGCACTGTTGTATGGTGTTTATGCAGGATTAATCTGGACACCCTTTCTGTTACTTTCTTTTATTGATATAAAAATATTCTATTTTGGACTGGCTTTTTGCGGTCTGATTATTTTACCCACTTCAGCAATTTGTGGATGGCTGGAATGGCGAAAGTTACAGAAACAGGAAAATACCCTTCCATCTATCAGGTAAACACCTTGCACGTCACTTTCCAGGTTCTATAAGTCAGACCTTATTTCATCCCAAAAATTAACTTTAACCCAAGCAAAGTCATCACCCCACCTGCAATACGGTCAAACACTTTCTTAGACTTCAGATACACACGGCGTGGACCTTCCGCAGACAGAGCAACAGCGACCAGTGAATACCATCCTGCATCAATAAAAAAGCACAGCACAGGCAAAACCACATAAAAATAAGAAGGAATTTCTTTAGGTAAAAGTGCAGTAAAAATACTCGCCAGAACAATCGCAATTTTAGGATTACTCATTTGAGTGATAAAGCCCAGACGGTATGCCTGAGCATAGCTCATCTGTTGAGCCCCACCATCTACAGCCTGCATCGGTTCTTTGGCATGTTTTATAATTTTATAAGCCAGCCACAGTAAATACAGACCACCGCAGATTTTTAAAGCCAGGTAGGCAGAGGGTACAGCCAGTAAAATTGCCTGTAAGCCCATCACTGCAAGCAGACCAAACAGCGCAGCACCTGTGCCTGTTCCCAGTGCAGTAAACAGACCGTGTTTACGTGAAATTGCTATCGAATTTTTTGCTACATAAATAAAGGTTGGACCAGGACTGATCGCACCCAGCATCAATGCCAGAGCAATTGAGCCTATAATCAATAACGATTCCAAAGTGCCACCTGAACAAAAAATTATGCTGCCGATTTTACGCCTGAATGCGTTATTTTTCTTTAAAAATTTACACTAATAAGCTTAAAAATAATTTTACTGATCAAAAGACTTCTGCCCAAAACAAATATACAGAAAAACACAGTCTCACTGTTCAGGTCATTCAGCACCGAACTTAGAGATCGGTTATGGTGTCTCACCGACAGGCAGGTTTTCACGAACACGCAGTTCTGCAACCTGATAATCCTGATCATGCACAGGAACACCACCAATAATCATGGTTCGAGCTGTGGTTCTGGGTTTGTTCAGATCATCTTTGACATCACACGCCATCAATAGAAATATGCTGCTGAACAAAACAGGGAACAGTTTTTTCATGATCTGCCCTCTTATCATTATCTGTATGTCAACATAGCACACTGAGTGTTTTTTCACCATTATTTAATCCTTAGCCGGTGAAGTGGATAAAAGTGCTTAGATTTACTCAAGTATTTTTAACCTGAAATCATTCACTTAATGACTGTTAACAATTCAGCACAGACATAAATATTTACAACGGACAAAAATGTCCGTTAAATACACTCTATTCCCTGAACTGTTTAAAGCCGTTTTTCATGCAGCCTGTTATCCCGAAAAGACAATTACAAGCCAGCCAGAACCGTGAAGATTTACTTGAAGCAGCATTAAAAATTTTCCGTCTGCATGGTATCCGTGCGCCCCTGCAACTCATTATTGAAGAAGCCGGTGTAGGCAGAGCCACTTTTTACCGTAATTTTCAGGACAGACGCGCGTTGGTCATCGCTTTGATGGAGCAGGCACTCGACCGTCTGGAAATTCGGGCAGCCAGATATGCGCCCTATCCTGATGGTTTTTTACGTCTGATCAAAAACCATGTCGACAATCTTCCCTATCTGACTGCACTGATGGAATACTGGCGTGTGATCAGTTATGACGACCCTGTTCTGGTTGAGATTTATCAACGACGGGATCAGTTATTACAGCCCCTGATTGATCAGGCTATTGCGCACGGCGTGTGTCGAGCAGACTTCAGCTCTAAAGATTACGCCATGATTACTGCTATTTTGCGTTCATCATTCCAGGGAATGGATGATGAGGCACAGCGTGCGCTGGCAAAACGGGCACTGGATCTACTCATTCACGGCATTCGACCGTAAACGGGGGCACAATGGACAAAATGCCACGGCTGCTTGAACCTGCCCCCGATTGGACAGCTGAAGAAAAACCCACACTGCCAGGCTCACCTGCAGCAATTGCACATCCTGCACATAAGCGCTATCTGTATTTTATCATTGGGCTGTTCGTTGCCATCTGCGGGAGTCTGAGTAACGGTTTTATTACCGCCAATCTCCCTGTTATTCAGGGTGAATATGCACTGACACCGAGCCAGACGGCCTGGATTCCAGCCGTCTATGTCATGGCAAATATCAGTTCAAACCTCATTCTGTTTAAAGCCCGTCAGCAATATGGTCTAAGACTTTTTTCAGAAGTCGGACTGGTGCTTTTTATTGTTGTGCTGGTTTTACATATTTTTGTGCATACCTATGAAATGGCTCTGTTTGTCCGTTTCATCAGTGGTCTGGTTTCAGCTCCACTGAGTTCCCTGGGGATGTATTACATTATGCAGGCATTTCAGCGGGCGCATTTCGGGCGGGCGATTTATCTGGCGCTGGGTTTTCAGCAGCTGGGGATTCCTCTTGCCTGGATCATTTCTCCGTACATTGTCGATGTAAATGACTGGAGTGTGCTGTATACATTTGAACTGGGACTGGCGCTGTGCTGTCTGGCAATGGTAGTGTCCTTAAAACTGCCACGCAGTCTGAGAATTGCAGTGTTTGAAAAGCAGGATTTCTTCACCTTTGCCCTGCTCGCACCTGGTTTTGCCATGCTCTGTATTGTTCTGACTCAGGGACCTGTGCTGTGGTGGTTTGAAGCGCAATGGCTGGGGTATGTGCTGATCGCTGGTTTCTGTCTGGTCTGTATTGGGCTTACTTATGAACATTTTCGGGTTAATCCACTGATCATTACCCGATGGCTGGGTACATCTTCAACCCTGAAGTTTATTTTTGGTGCATTAGCCATCCGCTTTTTAATGTCTGAACAGACTTATGCTGCTGTCAGTTTTCTGAAAACCATGGGAATGGGACCTGATCAGTTTGTATCGTTGTATATGGTGATTTTCCTGGGGATTGTCTCTGGTACTGTTTTCAGCGCCATGACATTCAAGCGTGAACGTATGATCATTCATCTGATTGCCGCAGAGGTGCTGATTTTACTTGCCTGTGCGCTGGATTATCATCTGACCAGTGACGTCCGTCCTGCCAGTTTTTACCGCAGCCAGTTCCTCGTCGGTTTTGCCAGTGGCATGTTTATTGGTCCATTACTGCTGACAGGCATTGTCCGTGCGCTGCAGAAAGGCCCCTCACATATGGTCACTTTTGTGGTGCTGTTTTCTGCGACACAAAGCTTCGGTGGCTTACTTGGAAATTGTTTTTTTTCAACCTATCAACAGATCCGGACGCAGAACTACCGTACAGAACTGGTCAGTAATCTGTCTGATACCAATCCTGTTGTTGCTCAGCGAGTCTTAAGCTATCAGCAGGCTGCAGCCAGATACACCCTCGACCCGTCACTTGAGCAGAATCAGGCAGTACGTGATCTGAATCAGGTGATTTTACGTGAGGCACAGGTTCGTGCTTATAATGATGTGATCGCCCTGAATGGCATATTTGCAGTTCTGCTGCTGCTCTGGGGTACCTATAATATTGCAGTCAGTAAATATCAGCTCAGAAAACAACAAAGGTCTGAACAACAACAGTCCACACAGACGGTAAACAGCTCCTGATAAGTTTCAACCGAACATTATTGAAGTAAATATATTTTGCCCTGACCTAAAACTGATTTTGAGAATGACCATGCCACAAGATGAAAATAAACCTGCTGCCCCAGAAAATACACAACAGACAGATACAGCACCAGCACTGACGCCACCACCGTCCAGCAAACTGATTCCAACAGCGAAACGGACATTGATTCTGATGTTCTTTGTTCTGCTGGCCGGGATTTTAATCATTATGTGGGCATGGAAAATCGGACCATTCAACACCAGTCTTG encodes the following:
- the metG gene encoding methionine--tRNA ligase, whose product is MRNILVTNALPYANGPIHMGHLLGYIQADIWVRAMRAMGHNVTYVCADDAHGTAIMLRAEANGISPEAQIANVQKEHIRDFDGFNVTFDHYDSTHSEENKNRSSEIYVKNREAGNIAIRPVTQLFDPEKQMFLSDRFIKGTCPKCKAEDQYGDSCEVCGTTYNATELLNPKSTLSGSTPVEKSSDHYFFKLPNFTEYLQKWTRDEGRLPVSIANKLDEWFENGLNDWDISRDAPYFGFEIPDAPNKYFYVWVDAPIGYMSSFENYVKTKRPDLSFDDYWKKDSKNEVYHFIGKDIVYFHALFWPAMLEGANYRTPTGLFVNGFLTVNGQKMSKSRGTFIKAETYLNHLNPEYLRYYFASKLSDKVEDSDLNLDDFVQKVNSDLVGKVVNIASRCAKFINTKFDNKLSATCAEPELVQSFIDAGESIATQYEAREFSAAIREIMALADKANQYIDEKKPWALAKIEGEEQQVHDVCSVGINLFRQLAVYLAPVLPTLAGQVQDFLKLESFDFVSSKTVLVDHEIVLFQPLMQRVDPKAVAAMVDASKDSLAAAAEAPKAEKKKEKAKEKKPEPKVGEAEIIGIEDFMKIDLRVAEVLEAATVEGSDKLLQLTLNVGEAEPRNVFSGIREFYQPEDLKGKLVVMVANLAPRKMRFGISNGMVLAAGNGEGVWVISPESGAKPGDKVS
- a CDS encoding DUF3644 domain-containing protein encodes the protein MKTPLLRKGKIKSLLESSIDCALLAVEIYNKPRAPFRVESFITHMIMAWTRLFQAHFNFTIGETYFYKENNGRYKIIDGEKKAWELKTCIKEYSQLSNPIKTNLEFFIKLRNKIEHRTVDKDEIGLNIFGECQALLYNFENELTKLFGEEYAINESLAYSLQFSKLRTSQQKEASKQLLSNEYKDLFDFIKKYRESLQDDIYNSQEYSIKLIQVPKIANTNRNDLAVEFVNWNLLSEEDREKYDQLIAIVKDKVIKLEGANIGKLKPSKVLEEVNKSISSKLTHNDHKQLLSIFKIRPYTEFTLSSDAFDTNPNYCHYDEAHNDYLYQDEWVAFLIQLINENKLSKEQWKKNFKQKKTLKIDDYK
- a CDS encoding MBL fold metallo-hydrolase is translated as MKTSILVITASIALFSSFSTVAETTKTLPIIEQQAQVAGFYQHQVGNTQITALLDGTNFMSPTLFQDISQNQVHEILKKYHADQAKGVQTSINAFLVNTGNSLILVDSGTTDCFGAHLGSVLKNLKATGYQPEQVDTILLTHLHPDHSCGVSKNGVANYPNATIYVSEDEANYWLDPKQVNKVPKKKQAGYVGTVEKIKAALAPYQASKQFKTFKLGDNIKGFEVISTAGHTPGHFSYKLKTTDEDVVFIGDIVHSHTVQFDRPETAIDYDIDPKKAVQTRLKQFPVLAKSGVTVAAPHLPFPGIGHIYSADGKSYQWIPVHFKD
- a CDS encoding LysE family translocator, whose amino-acid sequence is MESLLIIGSIALALMLGAISPGPTFIYVAKNSIAISRKHGLFTALGTGTGAALFGLLAVMGLQAILLAVPSAYLALKICGGLYLLWLAYKIIKHAKEPMQAVDGGAQQMSYAQAYRLGFITQMSNPKIAIVLASIFTALLPKEIPSYFYVVLPVLCFFIDAGWYSLVAVALSAEGPRRVYLKSKKVFDRIAGGVMTLLGLKLIFGMK
- a CDS encoding NF038215 family lipoprotein; its protein translation is MKKLFPVLFSSIFLLMACDVKDDLNKPRTTARTMIIGGVPVHDQDYQVAELRVRENLPVGETP
- a CDS encoding TetR/AcrR family transcriptional regulator, whose amino-acid sequence is MQPVIPKRQLQASQNREDLLEAALKIFRLHGIRAPLQLIIEEAGVGRATFYRNFQDRRALVIALMEQALDRLEIRAARYAPYPDGFLRLIKNHVDNLPYLTALMEYWRVISYDDPVLVEIYQRRDQLLQPLIDQAIAHGVCRADFSSKDYAMITAILRSSFQGMDDEAQRALAKRALDLLIHGIRP
- a CDS encoding MFS transporter, which translates into the protein MDKMPRLLEPAPDWTAEEKPTLPGSPAAIAHPAHKRYLYFIIGLFVAICGSLSNGFITANLPVIQGEYALTPSQTAWIPAVYVMANISSNLILFKARQQYGLRLFSEVGLVLFIVVLVLHIFVHTYEMALFVRFISGLVSAPLSSLGMYYIMQAFQRAHFGRAIYLALGFQQLGIPLAWIISPYIVDVNDWSVLYTFELGLALCCLAMVVSLKLPRSLRIAVFEKQDFFTFALLAPGFAMLCIVLTQGPVLWWFEAQWLGYVLIAGFCLVCIGLTYEHFRVNPLIITRWLGTSSTLKFIFGALAIRFLMSEQTYAAVSFLKTMGMGPDQFVSLYMVIFLGIVSGTVFSAMTFKRERMIIHLIAAEVLILLACALDYHLTSDVRPASFYRSQFLVGFASGMFIGPLLLTGIVRALQKGPSHMVTFVVLFSATQSFGGLLGNCFFSTYQQIRTQNYRTELVSNLSDTNPVVAQRVLSYQQAAARYTLDPSLEQNQAVRDLNQVILREAQVRAYNDVIALNGIFAVLLLLWGTYNIAVSKYQLRKQQRSEQQQSTQTVNSS